From a region of the Drosophila ananassae strain 14024-0371.13 chromosome XL, ASM1763931v2, whole genome shotgun sequence genome:
- the LOC6504607 gene encoding probable basic-leucine zipper transcription factor K, whose protein sequence is MEMETTGYQDISALEKSVANAGSQLYTMAHKLHAVERSLEQTTMEQMDEMEVLELLESMSEVTNEYQNLRKDIREVQQLQRDVSSSIRYQMRSMQQTFHTLKQRIATSQKHQQQQQQQQKQQSQQKP, encoded by the exons ATGGAAATGGAGACTACAGGCTATCAGGACATTAGTGCGCTGGAGAAATCG GTGGCAAATGCCGGTTCGCAGCTCTATACGATGGCCCACAAGCTGCATGCCGTGGAACGGAGCCTGGAACAGACAACCATGGAACAGATGGACGAAATGGAGGTGCTGGAGCTGCTTGAGTCGATGAGCGAGGTGACCAATGAGTACCAGAATCTGCGCAAGGACATCCGGGAGGTGCAGCAATTGCAGCGTGACGTCAGCAGCTCCATACGCTACCAGATGCGCAGCATGCAGCAGACATTCCATACCCTTAAGCAAAGGATAGCCACCTCCCAgaagcaccagcagcagcagcaacaacaacagaagcaGCAAAGTCAGCAAAAACCCTAA
- the LOC6504889 gene encoding cyclin-L1 isoform X1 → MASRGAAAAVVHAAQVTTATSLSGGGVVETIASVLTVSSLHGNSINSNTTVVASGTTAPAGGGAETTVGDGGVVVAETDVNKPIYPRLFNKIVLTLENSLIPESKIDVTPSSQDGLDHETEKDLRILGCELIQTAGILLRLPQVAMATGQVLFQRFFYSKSFVRHNMETVAMSCVCLASKIEEAPRRIRDVINVFHHIKQVRAQKEISPMVLDPYYTSLKMQVIKAERRVLKELGFCVHVKHPHKLIVMYLQVLQYEKHEKLMQLSWNFMNDSLRTDVFMRYTPEAIACACIYLSARKLNIPLPSTPPWFGIFRVPMADITDICYRVMELYTRPKPVVEKLEAAVDELKKRYMDARNKTKEANTSPAVITVDRNNGSHNAWGGFIQRAVPLPLPSEKSPEKDSRSRSRSRTRTQSRTPRSRSPRSRSPSRERTKKSHRSHRSSRSRSRTPAKHKKKSSRHYSRSPSRSASPHSKHRKSENPFRKSSRDRSDYYSKKDRSGNAGSSSNNVGSDGDKYRNSGKHSRYSSSSHRSSGGGGGGGSGSHGSRGGHKHRDGERSRDRKR, encoded by the exons ATGGCCAGTCGTGGGGCCGCTGCCGCTGTCGTCCACGCCGCCCAGGTGACAACAGCCACATCCCTATCCGGAGGTGGAGTAGTAGAGACCATCGCCAGCGTGCTGACAGTTTCTTCACTTCACGGAAAcagcatcaacagcaacaccacGGTGGTGGCATCGGGGACAACTGCTCCCGCCGGTGGCGGGGCAGAAACAACTGTAGGCGATGGAGGCGTGGTCGTGGCGGAGACGGACGTCAACAAGCCGATCTATCCGCGCCTGTTCAACAAGATTGTGCTGACGCTGGAGAACAGCCTGATACCCGAGTCCAAGATCGATGTGACACCCTCGAGCCAGGATGGCCTGGATCACGAAACGGAGAAGGACCTGCGCATTCTCGGCTGTGAGCTAATACAAACGGCGGGAATTCTGCTGCGCTTGCCACAGGTGGCCATGGCCACCGGCCAGGTGCTCTTCCAGCGCTTCTTCTACTCCAAGAGCTTTGTGCGTCACAACATGGAGACCGTGGCCATGAGCTGTGTCTGCCTGGCCTCCAAGATCGAAGAAGCCCCCAGGCGTATCAGGGATGTGATAAATGTTTTCCACCACATCAAGCAAGTGCGAGCGCAAAA AGAAATATCACCCATGGTGCTGGACCCGTACTACACAAGCCTCAAGATGCAAGTGATCAAGGCGGAGCGGAGAGTACTTAAGGAATTGGGCTTCTGTGTGCATGTGAAGCATCCGCACAAGCTGATCGTGATGTACCTGCAAGTGCTTCAGTATGAAAAGCACGAGAAGCTGATGCAGCTCTCATGGAATTTCATGAACGACTCGCTGCGGACGGATGTCTTTATGCGCTACACTCCTGAGGCAATAGCCTGTGCCTGCATCTATTTAAGTGCCCGTAAGCTCAACATCCCGCTACCCAGCACGCCGCCATGGTTCGGCATCTTCCGAGTACCAATGGCGGACATTACGGATATATGCTATCGGGTGATGGAGCTGTACACCAGGCCCAAGCCGGTCGTGGAGAAGCTGGAGGCCGCTGTGGATGAGCTGAAGAAACGCTACATGGATGCCAGGAATAAGACCAAGGAGGCGAACACATCGCCGGCCGTAATCACGGTGGATCGGAACAATGGCTCGCACAACGCTTGGGGCGGCTTCATCCAGAGGGCcgtgccgctgccgctgccatCGGAGAAGTCGCCGGAGAAGGATTCTCGCTCTAGGTCTCGCTCCCGAACGCGCACTCAGTCAAGAACGCCGCGATCCCGTTCGCCACGATCCCGGTCGCCGAGTCGAGAGCGCACGAAGAAGTCCCACCGTAGCCACCGATCTTCGCGCTCCCGTTCCCGCACGCCGGCCAAGCACAAAAAGAAGTCGTCGCGCCACTACTCGCGGTCACCCTCGCGCTCTGCCTCGCCGCACAGCAAGCACCGCAAAAG tGAAAATCCTTTCAGAAAATCCTCCCGAGACCGTTCCGATTACTATTCGAAGAAGGATCGCTCCGGAAAcgcaggcagcagcagcaacaatgtGGGCAGTGACGGCGACAAGTATCGCAACTCGGGAAAGCACAGTCGTTACTCCTCATCGTCGCACCGCAGCAGCGGCGGAggtggaggcggaggcagTGGCAGCCATGGCAGCCGAGGCGGCCATAAGCATAGAGACGGCGAACGTTCCAGGGACCGAAAACGCTag
- the LOC6504889 gene encoding cyclin-L1 isoform X2, which translates to MASRGAAAAVVHAAQVTTATSLSGGGVVETIASVLTVSSLHGNSINSNTTVVASGTTAPAGGGAETTVGDGGVVVAETDVNKPIYPRLFNKIVLTLENSLIPESKIDVTPSSQDGLDHETEKDLRILGCELIQTAGILLRLPQVAMATGQVLFQRFFYSKSFVRHNMETVAMSCVCLASKIEEAPRRIRDVINVFHHIKQVRAQKEISPMVLDPYYTSLKMQVIKAERRVLKELGFCVHVKHPHKLIVMYLQVLQYEKHEKLMQLSWNFMNDSLRTDVFMRYTPEAIACACIYLSARKLNIPLPSTPPWFGIFRVPMADITDICYRVMELYTRPKPVVEKLEAAVDELKKRYMDARNKTKEANTSPAVITVDRNNGSHNAWGGFIQRAVPLPLPSEKSPEKDSRSRSRSRTRTQSRTPRSRSPRSRSPSRERTKKSHRSHRSSRSRSRTPAKHKKKSSRHYSRSPSRSASPHSKHRKRKSSRDRSDYYSKKDRSGNAGSSSNNVGSDGDKYRNSGKHSRYSSSSHRSSGGGGGGGSGSHGSRGGHKHRDGERSRDRKR; encoded by the exons ATGGCCAGTCGTGGGGCCGCTGCCGCTGTCGTCCACGCCGCCCAGGTGACAACAGCCACATCCCTATCCGGAGGTGGAGTAGTAGAGACCATCGCCAGCGTGCTGACAGTTTCTTCACTTCACGGAAAcagcatcaacagcaacaccacGGTGGTGGCATCGGGGACAACTGCTCCCGCCGGTGGCGGGGCAGAAACAACTGTAGGCGATGGAGGCGTGGTCGTGGCGGAGACGGACGTCAACAAGCCGATCTATCCGCGCCTGTTCAACAAGATTGTGCTGACGCTGGAGAACAGCCTGATACCCGAGTCCAAGATCGATGTGACACCCTCGAGCCAGGATGGCCTGGATCACGAAACGGAGAAGGACCTGCGCATTCTCGGCTGTGAGCTAATACAAACGGCGGGAATTCTGCTGCGCTTGCCACAGGTGGCCATGGCCACCGGCCAGGTGCTCTTCCAGCGCTTCTTCTACTCCAAGAGCTTTGTGCGTCACAACATGGAGACCGTGGCCATGAGCTGTGTCTGCCTGGCCTCCAAGATCGAAGAAGCCCCCAGGCGTATCAGGGATGTGATAAATGTTTTCCACCACATCAAGCAAGTGCGAGCGCAAAA AGAAATATCACCCATGGTGCTGGACCCGTACTACACAAGCCTCAAGATGCAAGTGATCAAGGCGGAGCGGAGAGTACTTAAGGAATTGGGCTTCTGTGTGCATGTGAAGCATCCGCACAAGCTGATCGTGATGTACCTGCAAGTGCTTCAGTATGAAAAGCACGAGAAGCTGATGCAGCTCTCATGGAATTTCATGAACGACTCGCTGCGGACGGATGTCTTTATGCGCTACACTCCTGAGGCAATAGCCTGTGCCTGCATCTATTTAAGTGCCCGTAAGCTCAACATCCCGCTACCCAGCACGCCGCCATGGTTCGGCATCTTCCGAGTACCAATGGCGGACATTACGGATATATGCTATCGGGTGATGGAGCTGTACACCAGGCCCAAGCCGGTCGTGGAGAAGCTGGAGGCCGCTGTGGATGAGCTGAAGAAACGCTACATGGATGCCAGGAATAAGACCAAGGAGGCGAACACATCGCCGGCCGTAATCACGGTGGATCGGAACAATGGCTCGCACAACGCTTGGGGCGGCTTCATCCAGAGGGCcgtgccgctgccgctgccatCGGAGAAGTCGCCGGAGAAGGATTCTCGCTCTAGGTCTCGCTCCCGAACGCGCACTCAGTCAAGAACGCCGCGATCCCGTTCGCCACGATCCCGGTCGCCGAGTCGAGAGCGCACGAAGAAGTCCCACCGTAGCCACCGATCTTCGCGCTCCCGTTCCCGCACGCCGGCCAAGCACAAAAAGAAGTCGTCGCGCCACTACTCGCGGTCACCCTCGCGCTCTGCCTCGCCGCACAGCAAGCACCGCAAAAG AAAATCCTCCCGAGACCGTTCCGATTACTATTCGAAGAAGGATCGCTCCGGAAAcgcaggcagcagcagcaacaatgtGGGCAGTGACGGCGACAAGTATCGCAACTCGGGAAAGCACAGTCGTTACTCCTCATCGTCGCACCGCAGCAGCGGCGGAggtggaggcggaggcagTGGCAGCCATGGCAGCCGAGGCGGCCATAAGCATAGAGACGGCGAACGTTCCAGGGACCGAAAACGCTag
- the LOC6504606 gene encoding DNA damage-regulated autophagy modulator protein 1: MFQVYLLPVVTFLIFQVTFIGTYIFAVLEGHVVPTVPYISDAATYSPESCVFGQLINIGSVLLGITIYVRYRQVLQLYEHHPELDQAVLRHNRLALWCGLISCLGISFVGNFQETNVRIVHFIGAFCCFGCGTLYFWMQALISYIIFPMSGTRLYAHIRLGMSVFCTILFILLAVTGVMSHILFKGQNPRKWYPSDGGWYFHVISSISEWIMATIFSFYILSFTDEFRSVSVSHPQIALTSHSTTI, translated from the exons ATGTTCCAGGTATACCTGCTGCCAGTGGTCACGTTCCTGATATTTCAGGTCACCTTCATTGGGAC ATACATTTTTGCAGTGCTGGAGGGGCACGTGGTGCCCACCGTCCCCTACATATCCGATGCGGCTACTTACTCACCGGAAAGCTGTGTTTTCGGCCAGCTGATAAATATCGGGAGCGTGCTGT TGGGAATCACAATATATGTGCGCTATCGGCAGGTGCTACAGCTCTACGAACATCACCCGGAGCTGGACCAGGCTGTGCTGCGACACAATCGCCTGGCCTTGTGGTGTGGACTCATCTCATGCCTGGGCATCAGTTTCGTTGGCAATTTCCAGGAGACGAACGTCAGGATTGTCCATTTCATTGGCGCCTTCTGCTGCTTCGGATGCGGCACCTTGTACTTCTGGATGCAGGCTCTCATCTCGTACATCATCTTCCCCATGTCGGGCACCCGTCTCTACGCCCACATCCGCCTGGGCATGTCGGTGTTCTGTACGATCCTCTTTATCCTGCTGGCCGTCACAGGCGTCATGTCACACATCCTCTTCAAGGGCCAGAATCCACGTAAATGGTATCCCTCCGATGGGGGCTGGTATTTCCACGTGATTAGTAGCATTTCGGAGTGGATTATGGCCACCATTTTCAGTTTCTACATCCTGTCCTTTACGGACGAATTCCGCAGTGTGTCGGTATCGCATCCCCAGATCGCACTGACCTCCCATTCCACCACAATCTAG
- the LOC6504890 gene encoding RNA 3'-terminal phosphate cyclase codes for MDDMDANDFIEIDGSYLEGGGQALRNALSLSCILGKPVRVIKIRANRPKPGLSHQHLHGVNLLRDIANADVVGNSLFSTHLEFSPRTIRGDTYRVETRTAASITLIYQMALPVLLYAARSSRLDATGGTNVSFAPQVEYMQQVLLPNLKRFGIHFEMKILHYGFYPRGNGRCLLEVLPMRRLDPGQFLDFGELQMVEGFAFCAGRLPKSIALDMQQTAQREIHRLWPHQDCSIEVVKHTPDKARDNGAGIIMTARTSTGCILGAATLGEKKIDGHVLGSDASCQLAEYVRKEICVDAHLQDQLIIYMCLANGYSRMRTGPLTKHTRTAIHVAEKMTGVKFEVEVEPSGQTLVRCNGLGYPNGYLL; via the coding sequence ATGGACGACATGGATGCCAATGATTTCATTGAGATTGATGGCTCGTATCTGGAGGGAGGTGGACAGGCGCTCCGCAACGCTCTTAGCCTTAGCTGCATCCTGGGTAAGCCAGTGCGTGTCATCAAGATCCGTGCCAATCGCCCCAAGCCTGGGCTATCGCACCAGCATCTCCACGGCGTGAATCTGCTGAGGGACATCGCCAATGCGGATGTGGTGGGCAACTCGCTGTTCTCCACCCATTTGGAGTTCTCGCCGCGCACCATACGCGGCGATACCTATCGCGTGGAGACCAGAACTGCGGCCAGCATAACTCTCATCTATCAAATGGCCTTGCCGGTTCTCCTTTACGCCGCACGTTCATCTCGTTTGGACGCCACCGGGGGCACCAATGTCTCGTTCGCCCCCCAGGTGGAGTATATGCAGCAAGTGCTGCTGCCCAATCTAAAGCGCTTTGGCATTCATTTTGAGATGAAGATCCTACACTACGGATTCTATCCTCGCGGCAATGGACGCTGCCTGTTGGAAGTCTTGCCGATGCGCCGCCTGGATCCCGGACAGTTCCTGGACTTTGGCGAGCTGCAGATGGTGGAGGGATTTGCTTTTTGCGCCGGAAGGCTGCCAAAGAGCATTGCCCTGGACATGCAGCAGACGGCTCAGCGCGAAATACATCGCTTGTGGCCGCATCAGGACTGCAGCATCGAGGTGGTGAAGCATACTCCGGATAAGGCACGCGACAATGGTGCCGGGATCATCATGACTGCTCGCACCTCAACCGGATGCATTCTGGGTGCCGCTACTCTCGGAGAGAAGAAGATCGATGGCCATGTTCTGGGCTCGGACGCTTCGTGCCAGTTGGCCGAATATGTGCGCAAGGAGATCTGCGTGGATGCGCACTTGCAGGATCAGCTAATCATCTACATGTGCCTGGCCAACGGCTATTCCCGTATGCGTACTGGCCCTCTGACCAAGCATACTCGCACCGCCATCCATGTGGCTGAGAAGATGACCGGAGTGAAGTtcgaggtggaggtggagccTTCTGGCCAGACGCTGGTGCGTTGCAACGGCCTGGGCTATCCCAACGGATATCTACTATAA
- the LOC6504605 gene encoding tRNA (guanine-N(7)-)-methyltransferase — translation MARDSEDQDMETETNGAAEGLDPTSAVTGLPQKRFYRQRAHSNPIADHSFDYPARPEDVNWRALYPSIQPDQKVTFADIGCGYGGFLVTLGEMFPEKFSIGMEIRVKVSDYVMDRITALRHKSGEAGAYKNIACLRTNAMKYLPNYFAKGQLEKMFFLYPDPHFKRAKHKWRIINQALLSEYAYVLKKGGLVYTMTDVEDLHQWIVQHMEEHPLYERLKEEEEQSDPITPKLYQSSEEGAKVVRNKGDHFLAIFRRL, via the exons ATGGCCAGAGACAGTGAGGATCAGGACATGGAGACGGAGACCAATGGAGCTGCCGAGGGGCTGGACCCCACGTCGGCAGTCACAGGCCTGCCACAGAAACGCTTCTACCGACAACGCGCCCACTCGAATCCCATTGCGGATCACAGTTTCGACTA CCCTGCTCGTCCGGAGGATGTAAACTGGCGTGCCCTCTACCCCAGCATCCAGCCAGACCAGAAAGTCACCTTCGCAGATATTGGATGCGGCTATGGAGGATTCCTGGTCACCTTGGGCGAAATGTTCCCCGAAAAGTTCTCCATTGGCATGGAAATCCGGGTGAAAGTGTCCGACTACGTGATGGATAGGATTACGGCGCTGCGGCACAAGAGCGGAGAGGCCGGCGCGTATAAGAACATTGCCTGTCTCCGAACCAACGCCATGAAGTATCTGCCAAACTACTTTGCCAAGGGCCAGCTGGAGAAGATGTTCTTTCTGTACCCCGATCCGCATTTTAAGCGCGCCAAGCACAAGTGGCGCATCATCAACCAGGCCCTGCTCTCGGAATACGCCTACGTCCTCAAAAAGGGA GGTCTGGTGTACACTATGACGGATGTTGAGGATCTGCACCAGTGGATAGTCCAGCACATGGAGGAGCATCCCCTGTACGAACGCCTGAAAGAGGAGGAAGAG CAATCAGACCCTATCACCCCGAAACTCTACCAGAGCAGTGAGGAGGGCGCCAAGGTGGTGCGCAACAAAGGTGATCACTTCCTGGCCATTTTCCGTCGGCTCTAG